The window CATGAccgggaagtgctccgagtcacCTCCAACTGTCCATACCCGGGTCTTGGATTCTTCGTatatgtccttgatcgccctagtgTACACCTCTATCTTCCAAGCacctccatagaacctctctggggactttgtcgtaggccttttCAAGGTCGATGAACACCATGTGAAGTTCCTTCTTCCTCATTCAGCTACTTGTGAACCTTCGGGTACTGTTTTATTCAATGTTTGTTCAATTACTCTTTTACCTGCAAATGCAATGTAGGCATTGTGTTCGGCAATAATGATATCCCCTAACATACCAAAAATAGCTGTAAACCTTACTTAAATGCAGTAAAGACCAGGAAACCTTCTCTTCTTTTGTGGTTTCAAGTAAGAAACAACAAGGAGAAAAGTAACAACGAAATTGGCACTAATATTAAGAAGACAGTAAGTCCGAATAATTTGAAAAGAAATGAAATGAATAGTACTACTTGTCAAAAGCAAGCAATTCTTGTACCATTAGCAACTATTCTTAAAACATTCTCAAACTTAATGCGCAGAAGATCCAAATGGATTCTGGTGAGTTGCCAGTGAACAATGATTAAAGTGGACAAAAAAGCAATAGTGAGAAAGACCATTTTCACAGCAGTTGACATAGGCTAAGCAAGAGGATTTACCATCGATCGTGAAAGACGAAGTGACTTACCAAGAGCATTGCCCATCAGGGGCTGCGGGGATAGGAGCTAGAAGAACTAAACCAAAAGAAAATGGCCGTAGAAGGCTAGCTTTCAGAATAAGAAAGGGGGTGTGGAAAGGCACTGATCACCCTTGATGGCATCTCATCCGGATAACCAATCTCCTCCCATATAATTTCCTTTCTCTTGTTTGTTACATTTGATGGTATTTCTGCTAAATAAACATTCTCTTTCCTGTTCCAATTTCCTTTTGTCCCCTTTTTCCCTTCTAAGTTACATTTTTGCCTTTTCTGAAAGGGGTGTTCTCTGGTTTTTCCATTTTTGGTTACTGCAGGCTTGCTTGAAGAAAAAACCACTGCTTTGTTTGAGTATGGTTGGTATGAAGGCGGAAGTGCATGCGAGAAAGATATTTGATATGTTAGTTAGGACGTAAAAAGAAAGTTTTGCAAGGCCAGGCATGTCAACCAAGTGTATCCTGACGATCATATTCCAGGGAAGAAGTAAACTTTTCAACTTTTAGAACAGTTATACCAAATTAACAAGACGAGGAAAGAATAATATGCCCATTATAAGAAAAAGATCCAACAGTCCCCATCACACTCCTATTCTTTCATGAAACATATTTGCTAGGTATATTATTCCATGCAGTTTCATCCTATCTATAGAAAATACTAGAATAACATCTAAGATACTGTCTATTTGGATATAAGGTATTTAAAATTCCCCCCAGGAACCTAAAGATCATAAATGTGCAGCTTCATAGCCTGCCCTGCCCAAAGAGCTGAATAACAATAACTTAACTGCGACAGAAGCTTGAGAAGTAAAGAGAATTGTCAAGAAAAAAAAGATTGTTGGTTACAACATATTTAAAAAGGAATTGGTAGTCCAGGAAAACCTTGTTTAGCAGCTGGAAGACGTCCTTcccttggagaaatctttgaatCCTAATAAAAACAACAGTGGTACAAAGGCATTGACATTTGAATGATTTATTATTCACTGTCATCAAATACCAAATGCAAAAGTTTGTGCCCACCCTCCTACCAGGGACAAAGTCGATGGTTGGACCACCAGTGACCTCAACTGCTACAACACCTGCAAGCGATAAGATTTATGGCAATAAATAAGCTCAACTACGTCCATCAGCACCCTTATTAGAAGATAATGACAATTTCCTGAAATGTAACTTGATGCAAGGTATAACATGTCAGCTATTCAGGGAAAATTCAGGTatcaattttctggaaattatcagcACTATTACAATGTGTCTAACAAAACAGAATCACCCAGCTTGCAAGACTATGAAAGGTGCATATTCATCAATCCCTATGAATTTGACTTGAGGCATCTCAGCAATAAATCATTTCCATGTTCCAGGAATTTATTCCGAAAACTACATTCACAGTAcggccaaaagaaaggaaggataTACGAGTTAGACAAGCTGCTTGGCATTTCCTTTATCTATTCTATGGGTGAGCCAAGTCCTTTACATCTTCTCACCATGCAGGATTACAATCTAACTTGCACCTTTGCCAACAATAACTAGTTTTGTAGGATGAAATAAATTATCTGCTGGCTTTTACTAAGAATCTGTATCCATTGATAGTAGAGACGGATTCTCAGTTATTGAAAGATCTACTCTCTTCACACTCACAAAATGCATTTTATTCACACGAGTATGATTGCAAGTTCCTACTTGAGGCAATGGATTGTCCACTGTTGCACCACATTTACCGCGAAGCTAATATGGCGGCTGACACTCCAGCAAACTACGGGAAGACTTGGGAATCGCATGGTTTAGTTAGAACTGATATAGTATTTTGGAACTCTCCCCCCGCTTATGCTTTGTTTACCTTCCACAAAGACTATTTGGGAACTGAGTCTTACGATCAGTTCCTTTGTGTACTGAACTCCTTTAATTTCCTGTGTTTAATTTAAGCTGCATTTCATCAGCCAAAAAAACAATAGATTTATCTGGAAATAGACTTTTTCTAAGTGTTCGAAAACTTGAGCGGAAGAATTTGAACAATCTAAACAATCAAATTTTAAAGGATTGCCTTCACTATCATGAAAAAAGCACGAATTGTTGAAAACGAGTGATAATTAAGTTGATAACCACCCTTTTTAAAACCATATGAATACCACAAGAAATCACTCCAGCATCTTTAAGAACCAAAGAAAAAAGTGACTTCCTGGTATAGATCTGCATATGTAATCTTTGGATGTTCAGCCTTCACTTCTTCTGCAATTAGAAACAGAGCAGGTTTAAAGATGCGTTATTATGTCATACTATATGATTAGAAAGAATTTAGCTCAAAAGCTGATTTCCGATGGACAGAAACTCTTTGTTTTGTTCATGTTTGTGAAAAAACACATAATAGAACGTTCACTTCAAGGAAAGGGAGCAGGAGTCAATTGTCCTGCTTCTCGAATGACAAGTATTTAACATTCCCTTCAGGTTGTTTGGTATACCATACCAGATAAGTCAAAAAGTTTTACTTCCTTATTTCCACCCAAGTTCAATCTGAATTAGGGGTCTCAAAAACCTTCCAGTTCGAACCTCTTCGTCCTTTTAGTTCATAACTATAAAACTGAAGTAATTATCGCATGCCTTTTTAACCTCTCATATGTACCCCTCCCCTACCTACCCAACAATACATTGTGTCATTTTCCTTTGGGGGGCATCATGACCATTGCAAGTTCATT is drawn from Lycium barbarum isolate Lr01 chromosome 8, ASM1917538v2, whole genome shotgun sequence and contains these coding sequences:
- the LOC132608113 gene encoding L-ascorbate peroxidase 3-like, which codes for MSNIRWHDARTYDCKSKTGGPNGSIRNEEQFTHSANNGLNIALEFCEEVKAEHPKITYADLYQEEIKGVQYTKELIVRLSSQIVFVEGVVAVEVTGGPTIDFVPGRRDSKISPREGRLPAAKQGFPGLPIPF